The Peribacillus sp. FSL E2-0218 genome contains a region encoding:
- a CDS encoding YceI family protein, with product MTNTNWTIDPTHSTIEFSVKHMMIAKVKGSFNKFSANISADPTDLTTAEIDFTVDVASIDTRNADRDNHLRSADFFHVENNPTLTFKSTKIVKTDDDEYDVTGNVTLNGMTKEETFAITFEGQGKDPWGNEKAGFSGKGKVKRSDYGLTYNAALETGGVLIGDQITLTLDIEAAKEA from the coding sequence ATGACAAACACGAATTGGACGATCGACCCGACACACAGTACGATTGAATTTTCCGTAAAACATATGATGATCGCTAAAGTTAAAGGCAGCTTCAATAAATTCAGCGCAAACATTTCAGCGGACCCAACTGATCTGACTACTGCAGAAATCGATTTCACCGTAGATGTAGCCAGCATTGACACCCGTAATGCAGACAGAGATAATCACCTGCGGTCTGCTGACTTCTTCCATGTAGAAAATAATCCAACATTAACATTCAAGTCAACGAAAATCGTGAAAACGGATGACGACGAATACGATGTAACTGGAAATGTAACCCTTAATGGAATGACTAAAGAAGAAACCTTTGCGATCACCTTTGAAGGCCAAGGAAAAGATCCGTGGGGAAATGAAAAAGCAGGATTTAGCGGAAAAGGAAAAGTTAAACGCAGTGATTATGGTTTAACTTATAACGCAGCATTGGAAACGGGCGGCGTCCTTATTGGCGATCAGATCACTCTTACCCTCGACATCGAGGCAGCTAAAGAAGCTTAA
- a CDS encoding iron ABC transporter permease, which translates to MKSYKSFRLFNEKISFLMDKKAMIIVFILFLVTSSVFVLSTGLGEMNIHPWNVLQVLFGGGTDGDRLIIQSFRLPRIIVALLVGMGLAVAGGILQGMIRNPLASPDILGITGGATVAVVGFMAVFSDKNHSLTVSINWLPLAAFIGATIVALLVYALAWKNGVPPIRLVLIGIGIMALMKALTTMMMILGPVYQASQANLWITGSVSNSTWNNIAILAPWTFLFLLIAFLYARNINLQELGDDLATGLGGHVQKQRFILLMISTALIGGATAFAGGIGFVGLMAPHMARRLVGSSFGVLLPASALLGGILVMIADLIGRTLFSPLEIPAGVFTASIGAPYFIYLLYRTRNA; encoded by the coding sequence ATGAAGTCATATAAGAGCTTTCGTTTATTTAATGAAAAAATATCATTCTTAATGGATAAAAAAGCGATGATCATTGTTTTCATATTATTTTTGGTCACTTCCTCAGTATTTGTACTCAGCACTGGATTGGGTGAAATGAATATCCATCCATGGAATGTCCTGCAGGTCTTATTCGGAGGGGGAACGGATGGTGATCGCCTGATCATCCAATCCTTTCGACTACCGAGAATCATCGTTGCCCTTTTGGTAGGGATGGGTCTTGCAGTAGCGGGAGGGATTCTTCAGGGGATGATCCGAAATCCGCTTGCCTCACCCGATATCCTGGGAATCACAGGAGGGGCGACAGTGGCTGTCGTTGGCTTCATGGCTGTTTTTAGCGATAAGAATCATTCTTTGACGGTGAGCATCAATTGGCTGCCGTTAGCTGCCTTCATCGGCGCCACAATCGTAGCATTGCTCGTGTATGCTTTAGCCTGGAAAAATGGCGTTCCCCCGATAAGGCTTGTGTTGATCGGAATCGGGATAATGGCTTTAATGAAGGCGCTCACGACGATGATGATGATTCTAGGCCCGGTCTATCAAGCTAGCCAGGCAAACCTCTGGATTACGGGATCCGTTTCCAACTCTACATGGAATAATATCGCCATACTGGCGCCATGGACGTTTCTGTTTCTGCTGATTGCCTTTCTGTATGCGAGGAATATAAATTTACAGGAGCTTGGTGATGACCTGGCGACGGGTCTTGGCGGGCATGTTCAAAAACAGCGGTTCATATTATTGATGATCAGTACGGCCTTGATTGGCGGTGCCACGGCTTTTGCTGGAGGAATAGGCTTTGTCGGATTAATGGCACCCCACATGGCAAGAAGGCTGGTAGGATCGAGCTTTGGCGTACTGTTGCCCGCATCGGCCTTGCTTGGCGGCATCCTTGTCATGATAGCGGATTTGATTGGACGCACCTTGTTCTCCCCGCTGGAAATACCAGCCGGTGTCTTTACGGCAAGCATAGGGGCCCCATATTTCATATATTTACTTTATCGAACGAGAAATGCGTAA
- a CDS encoding CsbA family protein, with protein MIKILSALFLPCLLVMLFSRVTYNNVVGLVLTVALITASAYKGYTHTNLLIIVDALSLTVGFWLSKRMMKRTSKSA; from the coding sequence ATGATTAAAATTCTTTCTGCCCTTTTCCTTCCTTGTCTACTTGTCATGCTTTTTTCAAGGGTCACCTACAACAATGTCGTCGGTCTTGTGTTGACGGTTGCCTTGATAACAGCATCTGCATATAAAGGTTATACACATACGAACTTATTGATCATCGTTGATGCATTATCCCTGACAGTTGGATTCTGGCTATCGAAACGAATGATGAAACGAACATCCAAGAGCGCCTGA
- a CDS encoding iron ABC transporter permease has product MLLKNTWQKWMGLFITILLLLFLVCSSIVYGYTNTTWHMAIDAFTHFDGSNEHIVIQSVRLPRALIASAIGASLAISGVLMQTLTKNPLASPDIFGVNAGAGLAVVTGITIFGVSNLQIFTWLSFIGAAIAATSIYMIGSMGRGGLTPMKLTLAGAAMSAMVASLTQGLLVSNEALLDQVLFWLAGSVSGRSLDNLVAVLPYLIVGWGLALIVSGKMNVLSMGEDVAKGLGLNVVILKSVLGLAIILLAGGSVAVAGPIGFIGIVVPHLTRYIVGTDHRWLIPFSGLLGAVLLLAADILSRYILMPREVPVGVMTAIIGTPFFIYIARKGFGSR; this is encoded by the coding sequence ATGTTATTGAAAAATACATGGCAGAAATGGATGGGGCTATTCATTACCATACTTTTGCTGCTTTTTTTAGTGTGCTCAAGCATTGTATACGGTTATACGAATACTACATGGCACATGGCCATTGATGCTTTCACCCATTTCGATGGGTCGAACGAACATATCGTGATCCAATCTGTCAGACTTCCGCGTGCCTTGATCGCTTCGGCGATAGGTGCAAGTTTGGCTATTTCAGGGGTGCTGATGCAAACATTGACTAAAAACCCTCTCGCTTCACCGGATATATTCGGAGTCAACGCCGGCGCGGGCTTGGCGGTAGTCACGGGCATCACCATTTTTGGGGTAAGCAATCTCCAAATATTCACCTGGTTATCTTTCATCGGGGCCGCAATCGCGGCAACAAGTATATATATGATAGGAAGCATGGGACGGGGCGGTTTGACACCGATGAAGCTGACTTTGGCTGGAGCAGCGATGTCCGCGATGGTAGCTTCACTGACGCAAGGTCTCCTGGTTTCCAATGAGGCACTATTGGATCAAGTTTTGTTCTGGCTTGCCGGATCGGTTTCCGGCCGGAGTCTTGATAATTTAGTTGCGGTCCTTCCTTACCTTATCGTTGGATGGGGACTGGCCTTGATCGTTTCCGGAAAAATGAATGTGTTATCCATGGGTGAAGATGTGGCAAAAGGTCTCGGATTGAATGTCGTTATTCTAAAATCGGTCCTGGGGCTGGCAATCATCCTGCTCGCCGGTGGATCCGTTGCGGTGGCGGGACCGATAGGGTTCATAGGAATTGTCGTCCCTCATCTTACCCGTTATATAGTAGGAACCGATCATCGCTGGCTGATTCCATTTTCCGGACTACTCGGGGCGGTGCTTTTACTTGCAGCCGATATCCTCTCCAGGTATATCCTGATGCCCAGGGAAGTTCCCGTCGGAGTCATGACGGCGATCATTGGCACCCCATTCTTTATTTACATAGCTAGAAAGGGGTTCGGCAGCCGATGA
- a CDS encoding catalase has translation MSNKSKKTNDHSKETLTNRQGHPVTNNQSLRTVGNRGPSTLENYDFLEKISHFDRERIPERVVHARGAGAHGYFVPTGKAGDEPISKYTRAKVFQVEGKKTPVFVRFSSVIHGGTSPETLRDPRGFAVKFYTEDGNWDLVGNNLKIFFIRDAMKFPDLIHAFKPDPVTNIQDGRRIFDFCSSSPETFHMVTFLFSPWGIPANYRMMQGSGVNTYKWVNEEGKAVLVKYHWEPKQGIKNLTQKEANEIQATNFNHATQDLYEAIERGEFPEWDLNVQIMSDDDHPELDFDPLDDTKIWPKDEFPWLHVGTMVLDRNPQDYFTEVEQAAFGTGVLVDGLDFSDDKMLQGRTFSYSDTQRHRVGANYLQLPINAPKKPTATNQTGGQMQYEVGRGNQSPHINYEPSTVGGLKEAEQTGKEYTPFVEGKLVRETIDRQSNTKQAGETYREFEDWERDELIANLVSALAPADRRIQEKMIALAKEADEDYGRRLEAGLDSASEHTESSKPMGGTDDPGDAAREGHEADPY, from the coding sequence TTGTCTAATAAATCCAAAAAAACAAATGACCATTCCAAAGAAACATTGACGAACAGGCAAGGCCACCCTGTAACGAATAACCAGAGCCTTCGAACGGTGGGGAACAGGGGGCCAAGTACACTGGAAAACTACGATTTCCTGGAAAAGATCAGCCATTTCGATAGGGAGAGAATTCCTGAACGGGTCGTGCATGCCCGCGGTGCAGGTGCCCATGGCTATTTTGTTCCGACTGGTAAAGCAGGGGACGAGCCGATATCAAAATATACGAGGGCGAAGGTGTTTCAGGTGGAAGGCAAAAAAACACCGGTATTCGTAAGGTTTTCATCTGTTATCCATGGCGGGACATCCCCGGAAACGTTACGTGATCCGAGGGGGTTTGCCGTGAAATTTTATACGGAAGATGGGAACTGGGATCTTGTCGGGAATAATCTGAAAATCTTTTTTATCCGTGATGCGATGAAATTCCCGGATTTGATCCATGCCTTCAAACCGGATCCGGTCACGAACATTCAAGATGGGCGTAGGATTTTCGATTTTTGCTCGAGTTCTCCGGAAACCTTTCATATGGTCACGTTTTTATTTTCCCCTTGGGGCATTCCAGCCAATTATCGCATGATGCAAGGTTCAGGCGTCAATACGTACAAATGGGTGAATGAAGAAGGGAAAGCCGTACTCGTCAAATATCACTGGGAGCCGAAGCAGGGCATCAAGAATTTGACCCAGAAGGAAGCCAATGAAATTCAAGCAACGAATTTCAATCATGCCACACAGGATCTATATGAAGCAATCGAACGGGGGGAGTTTCCCGAATGGGATCTGAATGTACAGATCATGAGTGATGATGATCACCCTGAGTTGGACTTCGATCCGCTCGATGATACAAAGATTTGGCCAAAGGATGAATTCCCATGGCTGCATGTCGGCACGATGGTATTGGATAGAAATCCGCAGGACTATTTCACTGAAGTCGAACAGGCTGCATTCGGTACGGGCGTCTTGGTGGATGGCCTTGACTTTTCGGATGACAAGATGCTTCAGGGGCGTACCTTCTCATACTCCGATACACAACGCCACCGTGTGGGGGCGAATTACCTGCAATTGCCGATCAATGCTCCAAAGAAGCCAACGGCCACGAATCAGACTGGCGGACAAATGCAATATGAAGTGGGCAGAGGCAACCAAAGCCCCCACATAAACTATGAACCATCAACCGTAGGAGGCTTGAAAGAAGCTGAGCAAACGGGTAAGGAGTATACCCCTTTCGTAGAAGGGAAATTGGTTCGTGAGACAATCGATCGCCAAAGCAATACGAAACAGGCTGGTGAAACGTACCGTGAATTCGAAGATTGGGAAAGGGACGAATTGATCGCCAATTTGGTATCGGCTTTGGCACCGGCAGACCGGCGCATCCAAGAAAAAATGATCGCCCTCGCAAAAGAGGCCGATGAAGATTATGGCCGCAGACTTGAAGCGGGACTGGATTCCGCTTCCGAACATACGGAATCCTCCAAACCGATGGGAGGGACGGATGACCCAGGGGACGCTGCCAGAGAAGGACATGAAGCGGATCCATATTGA
- the uvrA gene encoding excinuclease ABC subunit UvrA: MAMDKIVIKGARANNLKNIDITIPRDKLVVLTGLSGSGKSSLAFDTIYAEGQRRYVESLSAYARQFLGQVDKPDVDAIEGLSPAISIDQKTTSRNPRSTVGTVTEIYDYLRLLYARVGRPTCPIHNIEISSQTIEQMVDRILDYPERTKLQVLAPLVSGRKGTHAKVLEEVKKQGYVRIRVNGEMHDLSDEIVLEKNKKHSIEVIIDRIVIKEGVRARLADSLESALKLGEGKVIIDVMGEEELLFSENHACPYCGFSIEELEPRMFSFNSPFGACPDCDGLGARLEVDRDLVIPDKDLTLHQHAIAPWEPTSSQYYPQLLEAVANHYGIDMDVPVKELPEDNMDKILNGSGKDKIYFRYKNDFGRVQEGYITFEGILRNIERRFKETSSDYIREQMQKYMSEHHCPTCKGHRLKKESLAVLIQGVHISQTTALSVEDALIFFDELDLTEKEAAIARLILREIRERLGFLANVGLEYLTLSRAAGTLSGGEAQRIRLATQIGSRLTGVLYILDEPSIGLHQRDNDRLIETLKNMREIGNTLIVVEHDEDTMLAADYLIDVGPGAGAHGGEIVAAGTPEEVMNNPDSLTGQYLAGKKFIPLPLERRKNDGRVIEIKGAKENNLKNVNVKFPLGVFTAVTGVSGSGKSTLVNEILHKSLAQKLNRAKARPGDFREIKGIEHLDKVIDIDQSPIGRTPRSNPATYTGVFDDVRDVFATTNEAKIRGYKKGRFSFNVKGGRCEACRGDGIIKIEMHFLPDVYVPCEVCHGKRYNRETLEVKYKGKNISDILDMTVEEGVSFFENIPKIKRKLQTIFDVGLGYIKLGQPATTLSGGEAQRVKLASELHRRSTGRSFYILDEPTTGLHVHDIARLLEVLQRLVDNGDTVLVIEHNLDVIKTADHIIDLGPEGGDKGGTIVTYGTPEKICEVSESYTGKYLKPVLTRDQIRMENLIEAKEQEHEHA; this comes from the coding sequence ATGGCAATGGATAAGATTGTGATCAAAGGCGCAAGGGCCAACAATTTAAAGAATATTGATATCACGATACCGAGGGACAAACTAGTCGTCCTTACTGGATTATCTGGATCTGGAAAGTCTTCCTTGGCCTTTGATACGATTTATGCTGAAGGGCAAAGACGTTATGTGGAATCATTGTCCGCTTATGCGCGTCAATTTTTAGGTCAGGTGGATAAACCGGATGTCGATGCGATTGAAGGGTTATCACCTGCCATTTCCATAGACCAGAAAACGACCAGTCGCAATCCCCGATCAACCGTAGGGACCGTTACGGAAATCTATGATTATTTAAGGCTGTTATATGCACGTGTCGGCAGGCCTACCTGTCCGATCCACAATATAGAAATCAGCTCCCAAACGATTGAGCAAATGGTGGACCGCATCCTTGATTATCCTGAGCGCACCAAGCTTCAAGTATTGGCCCCGCTAGTCTCTGGCAGGAAAGGGACACATGCGAAGGTCTTGGAGGAAGTCAAGAAACAAGGATATGTCCGCATTCGTGTGAATGGGGAAATGCATGATTTAAGTGATGAAATCGTACTGGAAAAAAATAAAAAGCATTCGATCGAAGTGATCATCGACCGGATCGTCATTAAAGAGGGCGTTAGGGCCAGGCTTGCCGATTCATTGGAAAGTGCGTTGAAGCTTGGTGAAGGCAAGGTCATCATTGACGTCATGGGTGAGGAAGAACTGCTGTTCAGTGAGAATCATGCTTGCCCATATTGCGGGTTTTCGATTGAGGAATTGGAACCAAGGATGTTCTCCTTCAATAGCCCGTTTGGCGCCTGCCCTGATTGTGATGGTTTAGGGGCAAGGCTTGAAGTGGACCGGGACCTGGTCATCCCGGATAAGGATTTAACCTTGCACCAACATGCCATTGCCCCATGGGAACCGACAAGCTCACAATATTATCCTCAGCTGCTTGAGGCGGTAGCCAACCATTATGGAATCGATATGGATGTGCCCGTTAAAGAATTGCCTGAGGATAATATGGATAAGATTTTAAATGGCTCAGGCAAAGACAAGATTTATTTCCGCTATAAGAATGATTTTGGAAGAGTGCAAGAAGGATATATTACCTTTGAGGGCATCTTAAGAAACATCGAGAGGCGTTTCAAGGAGACGAGCTCGGATTATATCCGTGAGCAAATGCAAAAATACATGTCAGAGCACCACTGTCCAACCTGTAAGGGCCATCGTTTGAAAAAGGAAAGCCTGGCCGTGCTCATCCAAGGGGTCCATATAAGTCAAACGACCGCTTTATCGGTTGAAGATGCCTTGATATTTTTCGATGAGCTTGATTTGACGGAAAAAGAGGCCGCGATCGCCAGGCTGATTTTACGGGAAATTCGCGAGCGGCTCGGGTTTTTGGCTAATGTTGGTTTGGAATATTTGACGTTGAGCAGGGCTGCCGGGACATTATCAGGCGGTGAAGCGCAGCGTATCAGATTGGCAACGCAGATCGGTTCCCGATTGACGGGAGTGCTGTACATTCTGGATGAGCCTTCTATCGGACTCCACCAGCGGGATAACGACCGCTTGATCGAAACGTTGAAAAATATGCGTGAAATCGGAAACACCTTGATCGTTGTCGAGCACGATGAAGATACGATGCTTGCTGCCGATTATTTGATTGATGTCGGACCTGGGGCAGGGGCCCATGGAGGGGAAATCGTGGCCGCCGGAACTCCGGAGGAAGTCATGAACAATCCTGACTCGTTGACGGGTCAATATTTGGCAGGGAAGAAATTCATCCCCTTGCCATTGGAGCGCCGAAAAAACGACGGCCGTGTCATCGAAATAAAAGGTGCCAAGGAAAATAACCTGAAGAATGTGAATGTGAAGTTCCCGCTTGGCGTCTTTACCGCCGTGACTGGAGTTTCTGGTTCGGGTAAGAGTACATTAGTGAATGAGATCCTTCATAAGTCATTGGCCCAAAAGCTGAATCGTGCAAAAGCCAGACCAGGGGACTTTCGTGAAATCAAGGGGATTGAGCATTTGGATAAGGTCATTGATATCGACCAGTCCCCGATTGGAAGGACCCCGCGTTCAAATCCAGCCACGTATACAGGCGTATTTGATGATGTTCGTGATGTTTTTGCGACAACGAACGAAGCGAAAATCCGCGGTTATAAAAAAGGCCGTTTCAGTTTCAATGTGAAGGGTGGCCGCTGTGAAGCCTGCCGCGGCGATGGCATCATCAAGATCGAAATGCATTTCCTTCCGGATGTCTATGTTCCATGTGAAGTCTGCCATGGAAAACGGTATAACCGGGAAACGCTTGAAGTGAAATATAAAGGGAAAAACATTTCAGATATCCTTGATATGACAGTGGAGGAAGGCGTCAGCTTCTTTGAAAATATCCCGAAAATCAAACGGAAGCTCCAAACGATATTTGATGTGGGCTTGGGTTATATTAAGCTTGGACAGCCAGCCACGACATTATCAGGCGGTGAAGCACAAAGGGTGAAGCTTGCTTCTGAATTGCATCGCCGTTCGACCGGACGCTCCTTCTATATCCTGGATGAACCGACTACCGGGCTCCATGTCCATGACATTGCAAGGCTGCTTGAGGTGCTGCAGCGCCTGGTTGACAACGGCGATACCGTTTTAGTGATTGAGCATAACCTTGATGTCATCAAAACGGCGGACCATATCATTGACCTGGGACCGGAAGGCGGGGACAAGGGCGGAACGATTGTCACCTATGGTACACCTGAGAAAATATGTGAGGTTTCCGAATCATACACGGGCAAATATTTAAAGCCAGTATTGACGCGTGACCAAATCCGCATGGAAAACTTGATCGAAGCAAAAGAACAAGAGCATGAACATGCATGA
- a CDS encoding DUF4097 domain-containing protein, with translation MQEERKKILEMIQDGKLSADEAMGLLEELEKASQESEAKGQVLQNELSTVVVEKKSEGSTQDTFKKNIQSSKDKILDFVESAFKKIKDTDLDFNFGKSVEVSHIFQHDYDFLNEVDVDIANGRIKIATWDQQDVRVECQAKVYRVEDIEAARKSFLDEVDFSIKDGKITFKVSEKAVKVDTMMYIPRKEYEDIQVRMFNGAITTESLKSENLKAKTANGAIHILQGNGDSCVLETGNGTITISDTNFTDLEAETLNGAIKADGYFKKLDVQTFNGEIVCHNSGMDCDSIHAKSITGKVQLNLPPGKAIEGELKSNLGSFNVTLEGMTIIEEKSDVVQKVLKFKTVKEEVPLLHVFAETKTAAITVS, from the coding sequence ATGCAGGAGGAAAGAAAGAAGATTCTAGAAATGATTCAGGATGGAAAGCTATCCGCGGACGAAGCCATGGGCCTATTGGAAGAATTGGAGAAAGCCAGTCAGGAAAGTGAAGCAAAAGGGCAGGTACTGCAAAATGAATTATCGACTGTAGTCGTGGAAAAGAAAAGTGAAGGAAGCACTCAGGATACGTTTAAGAAGAATATCCAGTCATCGAAAGATAAGATTCTTGATTTCGTTGAGAGTGCTTTTAAGAAAATAAAAGATACCGACCTTGATTTCAACTTCGGCAAATCAGTGGAAGTCAGCCATATTTTTCAGCATGATTATGATTTCCTGAACGAAGTGGATGTCGATATAGCAAATGGAAGAATAAAAATCGCGACTTGGGATCAGCAGGATGTCCGGGTTGAATGTCAGGCAAAGGTATACCGGGTGGAAGATATCGAAGCTGCGAGAAAAAGTTTCCTGGATGAAGTGGATTTTTCGATTAAGGATGGAAAGATCACATTCAAGGTCAGCGAAAAAGCGGTGAAGGTCGATACGATGATGTATATCCCCAGGAAGGAGTATGAGGACATACAGGTAAGAATGTTCAATGGTGCCATCACGACTGAGTCCTTGAAATCAGAGAACCTTAAAGCCAAAACCGCGAATGGAGCGATTCATATCCTGCAAGGTAATGGTGATTCGTGTGTACTGGAAACCGGTAACGGGACGATCACCATATCAGATACGAACTTTACTGACCTGGAAGCGGAGACTTTAAACGGCGCGATTAAAGCTGATGGATACTTCAAGAAATTGGATGTCCAAACATTCAATGGCGAAATCGTTTGTCATAATTCAGGAATGGATTGCGATTCCATACATGCGAAGTCAATTACTGGAAAGGTCCAGCTGAACCTGCCGCCGGGTAAGGCGATTGAAGGAGAGCTGAAATCCAATTTGGGCAGTTTTAACGTGACCCTGGAAGGGATGACCATCATCGAGGAGAAAAGTGATGTTGTCCAAAAGGTTCTTAAGTTCAAGACGGTTAAAGAAGAGGTTCCTTTGCTTCACGTGTTTGCAGAAACAAAAACTGCAGCGATCACGGTTTCCTGA
- the uvrB gene encoding excinuclease ABC subunit UvrB, translating into MKDKFELVSKYSPQGDQPAAIEMLVDGIKEGKDMQTLLGATGTGKTFTVSNVIQQINKPTLVIAHNKTLAGQLYSEFKEFFPNNAVEYFVSYYDYYQPEAYVPSTDTFIEKDASINDEIDKLRHSATSSLFERKDVIIIASVSCIYGLGSPEEYREMVVSLRTGMEMDRNALLHRLVDIQYERNDIAFQRGTFRVRGDVVEIFPASRDEHCVRVEFFGDEIDRIREVDALTGEITGEREHIAIFPASHFVTREEKMKVAIQNIELELEERLKELREDEKLLEAQRLEQRTRYDLEMMREMGFCSGIENYSRHLTLRPAGATPYTLIDYFPEDFLLVVDESHVTLSQIRGMFNGDQARKQVLVDHGFRLPSAKDNRPLRFEEFEKKVHQSIFVSATPGPYELEHTPEMVEQIIRPTGLLDPTIEVRPIEGQIDDMIGEIQERVKKNERVLITTLTKKMSEDLTDYLKEIGIKVQYLHSEVKTLERIEIIRELRMGKYDVLVGINLLREGLDIPEVSLVTILDADKEGFLRSERSLIQTMGRAARNANGHVIMYADRITNSMELAINETKRRREIQEQYNEVHGILPQTIQKDIRDSIRATHVAEEGEEYKEDLAPSFAKLPKKERLKVMESMEKEMKEAAKALDFERAAELRDLLLELKAEG; encoded by the coding sequence GTGAAGGATAAGTTTGAGTTAGTCTCAAAATACTCTCCTCAAGGAGATCAACCTGCAGCAATTGAAATGCTTGTCGATGGCATCAAAGAAGGAAAGGACATGCAGACATTATTGGGGGCGACGGGAACAGGGAAAACGTTCACCGTTTCCAATGTCATTCAGCAAATCAATAAACCGACGCTTGTCATTGCCCACAATAAAACGTTGGCAGGGCAGCTTTACAGTGAGTTCAAAGAGTTTTTCCCCAACAATGCCGTTGAGTACTTCGTAAGCTATTATGATTACTATCAGCCAGAGGCCTATGTCCCATCCACCGATACTTTCATCGAAAAAGATGCAAGCATCAATGATGAGATCGATAAACTTCGCCACTCGGCCACTTCGTCTTTGTTCGAAAGGAAAGATGTCATCATCATTGCCAGTGTATCCTGCATTTATGGGCTCGGCTCCCCGGAAGAATACCGGGAGATGGTCGTTTCTCTCAGAACAGGCATGGAAATGGACCGGAATGCCCTGCTGCACAGGCTCGTGGACATTCAATATGAACGGAATGACATAGCTTTCCAGCGCGGGACCTTCCGCGTACGCGGCGACGTGGTCGAAATTTTCCCGGCCTCCCGCGATGAACATTGCGTACGAGTCGAGTTTTTCGGAGATGAGATTGACCGGATCCGGGAAGTCGATGCACTGACCGGTGAAATTACCGGTGAGCGCGAACATATTGCCATTTTTCCTGCTTCCCATTTCGTAACCCGCGAAGAGAAAATGAAAGTCGCGATACAGAATATCGAGCTGGAATTGGAAGAACGCCTGAAGGAATTAAGGGAAGATGAAAAGCTCCTTGAAGCGCAGCGTTTGGAGCAACGGACCCGTTATGATCTGGAAATGATGCGGGAAATGGGCTTTTGTTCAGGGATCGAGAACTATTCCCGCCATTTGACGCTCCGTCCGGCAGGTGCGACGCCATATACGTTAATCGATTATTTTCCGGAGGACTTCCTGTTGGTCGTTGATGAGTCCCACGTGACCCTTTCACAAATCAGGGGCATGTTCAATGGGGACCAGGCACGGAAGCAGGTGCTTGTCGATCATGGCTTCCGCCTCCCGTCCGCGAAGGATAACCGTCCGCTAAGATTTGAGGAATTCGAGAAAAAGGTCCATCAATCGATATTCGTTTCCGCGACACCGGGACCATATGAGCTCGAGCATACACCTGAAATGGTCGAGCAAATCATCCGTCCTACCGGTTTGCTTGACCCAACCATCGAGGTTCGTCCAATTGAAGGGCAAATAGATGACATGATCGGTGAAATCCAGGAACGTGTCAAAAAGAATGAACGTGTCCTGATCACCACTTTAACGAAAAAGATGTCCGAAGACTTGACGGATTATTTAAAGGAAATCGGCATCAAGGTTCAATACCTTCATTCGGAAGTGAAGACCTTAGAAAGAATAGAAATCATCCGCGAGCTGCGAATGGGTAAATATGATGTACTCGTCGGAATCAACCTCTTGAGGGAAGGATTGGATATACCGGAAGTGTCGTTAGTGACCATCCTCGATGCCGATAAAGAAGGATTCCTTCGCTCGGAGCGGTCGCTCATCCAAACGATGGGCCGTGCTGCACGTAATGCCAACGGGCATGTCATCATGTATGCGGACCGCATCACGAATTCGATGGAGCTTGCCATCAATGAAACGAAGCGGCGCCGTGAAATTCAGGAGCAATATAATGAAGTGCACGGAATCCTGCCGCAGACCATTCAAAAGGATATCCGTGACTCCATCAGGGCTACACATGTGGCGGAAGAAGGGGAAGAGTACAAAGAAGATCTTGCGCCAAGCTTTGCGAAGCTCCCGAAAAAAGAGCGCCTAAAAGTGATGGAAAGCATGGAAAAAGAAATGAAGGAAGCAGCAAAGGCGCTGGACTTCGAGCGTGCTGCCGAGCTGCGTGATTTATTACTAGAGTTAAAAGCGGAAGGGTGA